AACGATCAGACAAAATTCGAGCACGTCAACGACGCGTGCGAAGGCTCTCCGCAAACCGAATGACCGGCACGCGTAAATAACGGAAATCTTATCGCGCATATAAAAACAGACGCCTCCTCGCGGAGGCGTCTTGCTTTTTGTTTTTGTGAAGAAATGATTACTTCAGCTCGACAGTGGCGCCGGCTTCTTCAAGCTTCGCCTTGATGGTGTTGGCTTCGTCAGCGGAAACACCGGTCTTGACGGCCTTGGGGGCGTTGTCAACGAGTTCCTTGGACTCCTTGAGTCCGAGGCCGGTCAGATCCTTGACGGCCTTGATGACGTCCATCTTTCTCTCGCCGATGCCGGCAAGGATGACGTCATAGTCGCTCTTCTCTTCGGCAGCCGGGGCAGCCGCAGCGCCGGCAGCGGGGGCGGCCGCAACCGCGACGGGGGCGGCGGCGGAAACGCCGAACTCTTCCTCAAGAGCCTTGACGAGCTCAGCGAGCTCCATAACGGTCAATGCCTTAACGTCTTCGATAAGCTGTTCAACTTTAGTTGCCATTTGAAATTACCTCCAAATAAATTTTGAAATTGATTGCCGCGTAATTGATTACGCAGACTGTTTTTCCTTCTGCTCCTTTATTGCGTTCAACGCAACGGCGAGCCCGCGGATGTTTCCGTTGAGCACTGTAACGAGTCCGGAGATCGGGGCGTTCAGGCCGCCGAGGACCTGGGCGATAAG
The window above is part of the Clostridia bacterium genome. Proteins encoded here:
- the rplL gene encoding 50S ribosomal protein L7/L12; protein product: MATKVEQLIEDVKALTVMELAELVKALEEEFGVSAAAPVAVAAAPAAGAAAAPAAEEKSDYDVILAGIGERKMDVIKAVKDLTGLGLKESKELVDNAPKAVKTGVSADEANTIKAKLEEAGATVELK